A window of the Paenibacillus woosongensis genome harbors these coding sequences:
- the rlmD gene encoding 23S rRNA (uracil(1939)-C(5))-methyltransferase RlmD: MKESSRSHNQHKNNNSAAKSKHAASGSKSAPGGYAKAGTSRNAQHQAPRDTKNEARTGEKTSPRGQQGPLDRQQDVHNARTHKPRQAKPHGSGAAKQHATGNEKSHQSRNVKPKASRDAKSYTPRDAKQQAPRLSGHEHAEELRIGDQIVVTIKRLGINGEGVGYYRRKAAFITGALPDEVVHAKVTRVQDKFINADMVKIEKRSPQRADAPCPVFGICGGCQIQHISYPGQLKGKEEIVREAFSRYAGLPELRMKPILGMEHPWGYRNKAQLQLGLQEEGVIAGLYAADSHRLIDITGCPIQHPKVNEAVDKTRNVLQRLGIPVYQEKSNQGIVRTIVVRWGFQSGQLQVTLVAANDRIPRLDQLVKELRLAMPELTSIALNVNPKNTSLVFGNKTTILWGADSIEEALGDLEFTLSPRAFFQLNPLQTVKLYESVRTAAALTGKEVVVDAYCGTGTIGLWLAPYASEVRGIESIPEAVEDAKANAARNGRDNTSFYEGNAEELLPRWVKSGFKADVIIADPPRTGLDPRFIEAVLRTKPKRFVYVSCNPSTLAKDCKELLDGGYSLEWVQPVDMFPQTAHVEAVALLVKE; the protein is encoded by the coding sequence ATGAAGGAATCGTCAAGATCCCATAATCAACATAAAAATAACAACAGCGCTGCAAAAAGCAAGCATGCCGCAAGCGGGAGCAAGTCTGCCCCAGGCGGGTATGCAAAGGCCGGAACTTCCCGGAACGCACAGCATCAGGCACCGCGCGACACGAAGAACGAAGCACGTACAGGGGAGAAGACCTCGCCTAGAGGACAGCAGGGACCGCTTGACAGACAGCAGGATGTTCACAACGCCCGGACGCATAAACCGCGCCAAGCCAAGCCTCATGGATCAGGTGCTGCCAAACAACACGCAACCGGCAATGAAAAGTCACACCAATCCCGCAATGTAAAGCCAAAGGCGTCGCGCGATGCCAAATCGTATACGCCACGCGATGCCAAGCAGCAAGCGCCTCGCCTTTCTGGACACGAGCATGCCGAGGAGCTGCGCATCGGCGATCAAATCGTCGTCACAATCAAACGGCTGGGCATCAATGGCGAGGGCGTCGGATACTACCGGCGCAAGGCGGCTTTTATCACGGGAGCTTTGCCGGATGAAGTTGTTCACGCCAAAGTGACCCGGGTCCAGGACAAGTTCATCAACGCAGACATGGTGAAAATCGAAAAACGTTCGCCTCAGCGAGCTGATGCGCCATGCCCGGTATTCGGTATTTGCGGCGGCTGTCAAATCCAACATATCTCTTATCCAGGCCAGCTAAAGGGCAAGGAAGAGATCGTACGCGAAGCGTTCTCTCGCTATGCCGGATTACCGGAGCTTCGCATGAAGCCGATTCTCGGCATGGAGCACCCTTGGGGCTACCGCAACAAGGCCCAGCTTCAACTTGGCCTGCAAGAGGAAGGCGTCATCGCCGGACTGTATGCCGCGGATTCACATAGGCTGATCGACATTACCGGCTGTCCGATCCAGCATCCGAAGGTGAACGAAGCTGTTGACAAGACGCGCAACGTCCTGCAGCGGCTGGGTATTCCTGTCTATCAGGAGAAGAGCAATCAGGGAATCGTGCGGACAATCGTTGTGCGCTGGGGCTTCCAGTCCGGGCAGCTGCAGGTGACGCTGGTAGCCGCGAACGACCGCATCCCGAGGCTGGATCAGCTTGTGAAGGAACTGCGGCTGGCCATGCCGGAGCTAACCAGCATTGCACTGAACGTCAATCCAAAGAACACCTCGCTTGTGTTCGGCAACAAGACGACGATCCTCTGGGGTGCGGACAGCATCGAGGAAGCGCTAGGTGATCTGGAATTCACCCTCTCCCCTCGTGCCTTCTTCCAGCTCAACCCGCTGCAGACGGTCAAGCTGTATGAATCGGTTCGCACGGCGGCCGCGCTCACAGGCAAGGAAGTCGTCGTGGACGCCTACTGCGGCACGGGCACAATCGGGCTGTGGCTGGCCCCTTACGCCAGCGAGGTGCGCGGCATCGAGTCGATTCCCGAAGCGGTAGAGGACGCCAAGGCAAACGCGGCCCGCAACGGACGCGACAACACCTCTTTCTACGAGGGTAATGCCGAGGAACTGCTCCCCCGCTGGGTGAAGTCCGGCTTCAAGGCTGACGTCATCATCGCTGACCCGCCTCGCACCGGGCTTGACCCGCGCTTTATTGAGGCGGTGCTGCGCACGAAGCCAAAGCGCTTCGTATACGTTTCCTGCAATCCTTCGACCTTGGCGAAGGACTGTAAAGAGCTGCTGGACGGAGGCTACTCGCTGGAATGGGTGCAGCCTGTGGACATGTTTCCGCAGACGGCACATGTGGAAGCGGTGGCATTGCTCGTAAAAGAGTGA
- the recQ gene encoding DNA helicase RecQ, with protein MNMQSSLMEEAKSYLQKYYGYPDFREGQRKIVESVLTGADTLGIMPTGGGKSICYQIPALMLPGLTLVVSPLISLMKDQVDALTTAGVSAAYINSTLSGKEVNERIRAARRGELKLLYVAPERLELDWFREEMGSLQISCVAVDEAHCVSQWGHDFRTSYLAVAPFVNGLPERPIVAAFTATATPEVMDDMTRLLQLREPEVFVTGLGRDNLAMSVLRGENKREFVLNYATAHGHQPGIVYAATRKEVDDLYERLRQSGIPAGRYHAGLPDKEREESQEAFLYDDIRVMVATNAFGMGIDKSNVRYVIHYNMPKNMEAYVQEAGRAGRDGEPSECILLFSPQDIMTQKFLIEQNPQDEGRKRNEYRKLQQMIEYCYSTSCLRWGMLDYFGEQHDRKPCGICSSCTDERELVDMTRDAQIVFSCIHRMRERFGVSLVASVLKGSRNKKVLQYGFDSLPTYGMMPRRTEKEISELINVFIAEGYLALSEGQYPVVRLQPLAVDVLKGQHQVMMRQPEPAASQAAGSSRRRRGAYDDGPSAVNETVFEQLRLIRRDLAEKERVPSYIIFNDATLREMSVVCPASEAEMLNIKGVGEVKYRKYGRAFLEFFQNME; from the coding sequence ATGAATATGCAATCCTCTTTAATGGAAGAAGCCAAGTCATATTTGCAAAAATATTACGGTTACCCGGATTTCCGGGAGGGCCAGCGCAAAATCGTAGAGAGCGTCCTGACTGGCGCTGACACGCTCGGCATTATGCCGACGGGCGGCGGGAAGTCGATCTGCTACCAGATTCCCGCGCTCATGCTGCCCGGTCTTACGCTCGTCGTATCGCCGCTCATCTCGCTTATGAAGGACCAGGTGGACGCGCTTACGACGGCCGGGGTATCCGCGGCTTATATCAACAGCACGCTGTCTGGCAAGGAAGTGAACGAGCGCATCCGCGCGGCGAGAAGGGGCGAGCTGAAGCTGCTGTACGTCGCGCCGGAGCGGCTGGAGCTTGATTGGTTCCGCGAGGAGATGGGCAGCCTGCAGATTTCCTGTGTCGCCGTTGACGAGGCCCACTGCGTGTCGCAGTGGGGCCATGATTTTCGCACGAGCTACCTCGCGGTGGCGCCGTTTGTGAACGGCCTGCCTGAGCGTCCGATCGTGGCGGCCTTTACGGCGACGGCTACGCCGGAGGTTATGGATGACATGACCCGGCTGCTCCAGCTGCGCGAACCGGAAGTATTCGTCACGGGCCTAGGCCGCGACAATCTGGCCATGTCCGTACTCCGCGGCGAGAACAAGCGCGAGTTCGTGCTGAACTATGCGACTGCGCACGGGCACCAGCCGGGCATCGTCTATGCGGCAACCCGCAAGGAGGTCGACGACCTGTATGAGCGGCTGCGCCAGAGCGGCATTCCGGCTGGACGATATCACGCCGGGCTGCCAGACAAGGAGCGGGAGGAGAGCCAGGAAGCGTTCCTCTATGACGACATTCGCGTCATGGTCGCAACGAATGCTTTTGGCATGGGGATCGACAAATCTAACGTCCGTTACGTGATTCACTATAATATGCCGAAGAATATGGAGGCTTATGTGCAGGAGGCCGGCCGTGCCGGGCGGGACGGTGAGCCGAGCGAGTGCATTCTGCTGTTCAGCCCCCAGGACATCATGACGCAGAAATTCTTGATCGAGCAGAATCCGCAGGACGAAGGGCGCAAGCGCAATGAATACCGCAAGCTGCAGCAAATGATCGAATACTGCTACTCGACTAGCTGCTTGCGCTGGGGGATGCTTGACTACTTCGGAGAGCAGCACGACCGCAAGCCTTGCGGCATCTGCAGCTCCTGCACGGATGAACGCGAGCTGGTGGACATGACCCGGGACGCGCAAATCGTCTTCTCCTGCATCCACCGGATGAGGGAACGCTTTGGCGTCTCGCTGGTTGCTTCCGTACTTAAAGGCTCGCGCAATAAGAAGGTGCTGCAATACGGCTTCGACAGCCTGCCCACCTACGGCATGATGCCAAGGCGCACCGAGAAGGAGATCTCGGAGCTGATCAACGTTTTTATAGCCGAGGGCTATTTGGCCCTGTCCGAGGGGCAGTACCCGGTCGTTCGGCTGCAGCCTCTGGCGGTTGATGTGCTGAAGGGACAGCATCAAGTGATGATGCGCCAGCCCGAGCCGGCAGCAAGCCAGGCCGCCGGAAGCAGCCGTCGTCGCAGAGGGGCGTACGACGACGGTCCGTCTGCTGTTAATGAGACGGTATTCGAGCAGCTCCGTCTGATCCGCCGGGATCTGGCCGAGAAGGAGCGCGTGCCGTCGTACATCATTTTCAACGATGCGACCCTTCGCGAGATGAGCGTTGTTTGCCCGGCGAGTGAAGCGGAAATGCTGAACATTAAAGGGGTCGGGGAAGTGAAGTACCGCAAATACGGACGGGCATTTCTTGAATTTTTTCAAAATATGGAATAG
- a CDS encoding B12-binding domain-containing radical SAM protein yields the protein MKVILSTLNAKFIHTSLAIRLLKAYSGNDFDIELAEYTIKDPTMNIVSDLFQRRPDVIGFSCYIWNIEETIRVIDVLKKVMPETTIVLGGPEVSYDTQYWMERVKSVDFIVMGDGEETFHHLLQELSGDRKFHYVFGTAYRKGDEVIINPGRPKSDLNTLPSPHRFPEDIPNLSRRIVYFETSRGCPFSCQFCLSSIEVGVRYYDIERVKSDILYLIDNGAKIIKFLDRTFNINRSYAMEMFEFLIENHRGCVFQFEITADIMRPEVLDYLAENAPPGIFRFEIGVQSTNDPTNELVKRRQNFTKLTRTVTKVKESGKIAQHLDLIAGLPQEDYATFRKTFNDVFALGPEELQLGFLKMLRGTGLRNDAAKYNYVYMEHAPYEMLSNDVLSFADVVRLKRLEDVLEKYWNAHRMDHTLNYLMRVEFDSPFDFFQEFGDYWEEQGWQRIGHQLEDLFLRLHEFLGQRKLKTPEVVLGLMKLDYFLGHKYKPRKIWWEDRIGKDSRGRYLSMLAEKFAWQSKDLSGELAERPEGKQEQLAGRPGGQSEQFAQRPLSQPEQLVAQQEGLLFHLAGRNLSERELQKFAVLEELPFRLEHALQNKELSAESMEPSLLVVLYQQTVDEKPLYFSLPLARA from the coding sequence ATGAAGGTTATTCTATCTACGCTGAATGCAAAATTTATCCACACCTCTCTGGCAATCCGCCTGCTCAAGGCTTATAGCGGGAACGATTTTGACATCGAGCTCGCCGAATATACGATCAAGGACCCGACGATGAACATCGTGTCCGACTTATTCCAGCGCAGGCCCGATGTAATCGGGTTCTCCTGCTACATCTGGAACATCGAAGAGACAATCCGCGTTATTGACGTGCTCAAAAAAGTCATGCCCGAGACGACCATCGTCCTTGGCGGGCCTGAGGTGTCTTACGATACGCAGTACTGGATGGAACGCGTTAAGAGCGTGGACTTCATCGTGATGGGGGACGGGGAGGAGACATTCCACCATCTGCTGCAGGAGCTGTCCGGGGACCGGAAGTTCCACTATGTTTTCGGCACCGCCTACCGTAAAGGAGACGAGGTGATCATCAATCCGGGACGGCCAAAATCAGATCTGAACACGCTGCCTTCGCCGCACCGTTTTCCCGAGGATATCCCAAACCTCAGCAGGCGCATCGTCTATTTCGAGACGAGTCGGGGCTGCCCGTTCAGCTGCCAGTTCTGTCTCTCCAGCATCGAGGTCGGGGTACGCTACTATGACATCGAGCGTGTGAAGTCAGATATCCTGTACCTGATCGACAACGGCGCCAAAATCATCAAGTTCCTCGACCGGACGTTCAACATCAACCGCAGCTATGCAATGGAAATGTTCGAATTCCTGATCGAGAACCATCGCGGCTGCGTATTTCAGTTTGAGATCACCGCGGACATCATGCGGCCCGAGGTGCTGGATTACCTCGCTGAGAATGCGCCTCCCGGCATATTCCGCTTCGAGATCGGGGTGCAGTCGACGAACGATCCGACGAATGAGCTGGTGAAACGACGGCAGAACTTCACGAAGCTGACCCGCACCGTGACCAAGGTCAAGGAGAGCGGCAAAATCGCGCAGCATCTCGATCTGATCGCCGGACTGCCGCAGGAGGATTACGCTACATTCCGCAAGACGTTTAACGATGTATTCGCGCTGGGGCCAGAGGAGCTGCAGCTCGGATTCTTGAAAATGCTGCGCGGCACCGGCCTGCGGAACGACGCGGCGAAATACAATTACGTTTACATGGAGCATGCGCCTTACGAAATGCTTAGCAACGATGTGCTGTCTTTTGCCGACGTCGTCCGCCTGAAACGGCTGGAGGATGTGCTGGAAAAATACTGGAACGCGCACCGAATGGATCATACGCTGAATTATTTGATGAGGGTCGAATTCGACTCCCCGTTTGATTTCTTCCAGGAATTCGGCGATTACTGGGAAGAACAGGGCTGGCAGCGCATTGGGCACCAGTTGGAGGATTTGTTCCTCCGCCTGCATGAGTTCCTGGGCCAGCGCAAGCTGAAGACGCCCGAGGTCGTGCTCGGCCTTATGAAGCTCGACTACTTCCTCGGACACAAGTACAAGCCGCGCAAAATCTGGTGGGAAGACCGCATCGGGAAGGATTCGCGCGGAAGGTACCTTAGCATGCTGGCTGAGAAGTTTGCCTGGCAGTCAAAGGATCTGTCTGGAGAGCTTGCCGAGCGGCCAGAAGGTAAGCAGGAGCAGCTTGCCGGGCGGCCGGGGGGGCAGTCTGAGCAGTTTGCCCAGCGTCCGCTGAGTCAACCAGAACAGCTTGTCGCACAGCAGGAGGGCCTCCTGTTCCATTTAGCCGGGCGGAATTTGAGCGAACGCGAACTGCAGAAGTTCGCCGTCCTGGAGGAGCTGCCTTTCCGGCTAGAACATGCTCTGCAGAATAAGGAGCTTTCTGCGGAGAGCATGGAGCCGAGCCTGCTGGTCGTGCTGTATCAGCAGACGGTGGATGAGAAGCCGCTCTATTTTTCGTTGCCGCTAGCGAGGGCTTAA
- a CDS encoding alpha/beta hydrolase, with product MLEQTFTFTNDAQNEVFVYQWSPMEMVGVPQDMVQGELSVLQNRRQGELQGVLQIAHGMAETAKRYERLAEMLTARGWIVFAGDHRGHGKTAGTDAELGCIEKDGFDGMVRDMSTLSGIIRDRYPDLPLFLLGHSMGSFLTQKMMYTAPDPYSGFILSGTNGPRGMIGFGEKLARLQCLVQGERHPSLMLNALVFGSYNKRFLPPRTPFDWLSRDEAEVDKYVNDPHCGFLCSAGFFQGFFSLLQEIHRPNRMRAIPKDKPIYIFGGDEDPVGLRGDGVKKLASLYNLLLIRDVELRLYPGGRHEMLNEINREEVMRDLAGWLERHK from the coding sequence TTGCTGGAGCAAACTTTCACTTTCACCAATGATGCGCAAAATGAAGTGTTCGTCTATCAGTGGTCCCCGATGGAGATGGTCGGCGTGCCTCAGGATATGGTGCAAGGCGAGCTGAGTGTGCTGCAGAACAGGCGGCAAGGCGAACTGCAAGGTGTGCTGCAAATTGCCCACGGCATGGCCGAGACGGCCAAGCGCTACGAGCGCCTGGCTGAAATGCTTACCGCGCGCGGTTGGATTGTCTTCGCGGGCGACCATAGAGGGCATGGCAAGACGGCCGGAACCGACGCTGAACTGGGCTGCATCGAGAAAGACGGCTTCGACGGCATGGTGCGGGACATGAGTACGCTCAGCGGGATCATCCGGGATCGCTACCCCGATTTGCCCCTGTTCCTACTTGGCCATAGCATGGGATCTTTTCTGACGCAAAAAATGATGTATACCGCGCCGGATCCCTACTCCGGCTTCATCCTGTCGGGAACTAACGGTCCGCGCGGGATGATCGGGTTTGGCGAGAAGCTGGCGCGGCTGCAATGCCTGGTGCAGGGCGAGCGGCATCCCAGCCTCATGCTGAACGCACTTGTCTTCGGTTCCTACAACAAACGCTTTCTGCCGCCCCGTACGCCGTTCGACTGGCTCTCCCGGGATGAAGCGGAGGTAGATAAGTACGTGAACGATCCGCATTGCGGATTTCTGTGCAGCGCCGGTTTCTTTCAGGGCTTCTTCTCGTTATTGCAGGAAATTCATCGTCCGAACCGGATGAGAGCCATTCCAAAGGATAAGCCTATCTATATTTTTGGCGGCGACGAGGATCCTGTAGGCCTGCGGGGAGACGGCGTGAAAAAGCTGGCCTCGCTGTATAACCTGCTGTTGATCCGGGACGTCGAGCTCAGGCTCTATCCAGGGGGCCGCCATGAGATGCTGAACGAGATAAACCGGGAAGAGGTCATGCGCGATCTCGCCGGTTGGCTGGAGCGGCACAAATAA
- a CDS encoding VOC family protein yields MTIRKIEHIGIRVTALEDSIEFYERVIGLKLLHIIGEVEDELRLAFLAFPGQENVEIELIYVRGGEALPSEGRVHHIAFTVSHIEEEYKRIAELGLSGMDPEIRAIPNGSRLFFFNGPDGERIEFFEPVHLA; encoded by the coding sequence ATGACCATTCGGAAAATCGAGCATATCGGCATCCGCGTCACCGCGCTGGAGGATTCCATCGAGTTCTATGAGCGGGTGATCGGTCTTAAGCTGCTACATATCATCGGCGAAGTGGAGGATGAGCTGCGCCTCGCTTTTCTAGCCTTCCCGGGTCAGGAGAACGTCGAAATTGAATTGATTTACGTCCGCGGGGGCGAAGCCCTGCCAAGTGAAGGCCGGGTGCATCATATCGCATTTACCGTCAGCCATATCGAGGAGGAGTACAAACGGATCGCCGAGCTCGGCCTGTCGGGCATGGACCCCGAAATCCGCGCGATCCCAAACGGCAGCCGCCTCTTCTTCTTTAACGGGCCTGACGGAGAACGGATCGAGTTCTTTGAACCGGTGCATTTAGCGTAA
- a CDS encoding class I SAM-dependent methyltransferase has translation MGFMSVLSFAHKLIGERLQPGEPAIDATAGTGQDTLLLARTSGRRGQVYAFDIQAEALALTRQRLDREQDSRLAEVTLLERSHAEMEAALPAAVHGTVGAIMFNLGYLPAEGADATVITLTQTTLAALEASLRLLRPKGIVTIVLYPGHRGGDEEAGAVERWAASLPPSAGQAIVYRQIQKPAAPYLIAIEKR, from the coding sequence ATGGGCTTCATGTCTGTACTTAGCTTTGCCCATAAGCTGATTGGCGAGCGGCTGCAGCCGGGCGAGCCGGCTATTGATGCTACGGCAGGGACTGGCCAGGATACCCTCTTGCTCGCCCGGACCTCCGGCCGAAGGGGACAAGTCTATGCCTTCGATATTCAAGCCGAGGCGCTGGCTCTCACTCGGCAGAGGCTGGACCGGGAGCAGGACAGCCGGCTGGCCGAGGTTACGCTGCTGGAGCGGAGCCATGCCGAGATGGAAGCGGCGCTGCCTGCAGCGGTTCACGGTACGGTGGGCGCGATCATGTTCAACCTTGGTTACCTGCCGGCTGAGGGCGCCGATGCCACCGTCATCACGCTGACGCAAACAACGCTTGCAGCGCTGGAAGCCAGCCTCAGGCTGCTGCGGCCGAAAGGGATCGTGACGATCGTTCTCTATCCCGGGCATCGGGGAGGCGATGAGGAAGCAGGCGCCGTCGAGAGATGGGCGGCCTCCCTTCCTCCTTCCGCCGGGCAAGCGATCGTCTACCGGCAAATCCAGAAGCCGGCCGCTCCCTATTTGATCGCCATCGAGAAAAGGTAA
- a CDS encoding TIGR01212 family radical SAM protein (This family includes YhcC from E. coli K-12, an uncharacterized radical SAM protein.), which yields MKIEMISSPKLWGDKRFHTWNYEMREEFGEKVFKVMLDAGFTCPNRDGSIAKGGCTFCSARGSGDFAGSRRDDLVTQFNKIRDRQHLKWPQAKYIGYFQAYTNTYAPVEVLKEYYEAILEQPGVVGLSIATRPDCLPDDVVDYLAELNERTYLWVEMGLQTVHESTSQLINRAHDTQCYLDAVEKLRKRGIRVCAHIIYGLPQETHEMMLDTGRAVAAMDVQGIKIHLLHLMRKTPMVKQYEAGLLRFLEKDEYVKLIVDTLEFLPPEMVVHRLTGDAPRDLLIGPTWSLRKWEVLNGIDGELRQRDTWQGKYWRG from the coding sequence ATGAAGATTGAAATGATTTCCTCTCCGAAGCTGTGGGGAGATAAACGTTTTCACACCTGGAATTACGAAATGCGCGAGGAATTTGGCGAAAAAGTGTTTAAGGTGATGCTTGATGCCGGCTTCACTTGTCCGAACCGCGACGGCTCCATTGCTAAAGGCGGTTGTACGTTCTGCAGCGCTCGAGGCTCCGGCGATTTTGCGGGAAGCAGACGCGACGACTTAGTGACACAATTCAACAAAATTCGCGACAGACAGCATTTAAAATGGCCTCAGGCCAAGTACATCGGCTATTTTCAGGCCTATACGAACACCTATGCTCCGGTCGAGGTATTGAAGGAGTACTACGAGGCCATTCTGGAGCAGCCCGGCGTCGTCGGCTTGTCGATCGCCACCCGGCCGGATTGTTTACCCGACGACGTAGTCGACTACTTGGCCGAGCTCAACGAGCGAACTTACCTATGGGTTGAAATGGGACTTCAGACCGTCCATGAATCCACGTCACAGCTCATTAACCGGGCTCACGACACGCAATGTTACCTGGATGCGGTCGAGAAGCTGCGGAAGCGGGGCATCCGCGTCTGCGCGCATATCATTTACGGGTTACCGCAGGAGACCCATGAAATGATGCTGGACACCGGCCGGGCCGTGGCAGCGATGGATGTGCAGGGGATCAAGATCCACCTGCTGCACCTGATGCGCAAGACACCGATGGTCAAGCAATACGAAGCTGGCCTGCTCCGTTTTCTGGAGAAAGACGAATATGTGAAGCTCATCGTCGATACGCTGGAATTCCTGCCTCCGGAGATGGTCGTTCACCGTCTGACCGGCGATGCTCCAAGAGATCTTCTGATCGGCCCGACGTGGAGCCTGAGGAAGTGGGAAGTGCTGAACGGGATCGACGGCGAACTGAGACAGCGAGACACCTGGCAAGGGAAATATTGGAGGGGATAA
- the trmB gene encoding tRNA (guanosine(46)-N7)-methyltransferase TrmB has product MRLRGRKGIRENLEQQKHLVVLDPREYKGRWSEVFGNDRPVHIELGMGKGQFISGMSVKYPDVNFIGMDMYDELVRRASEKVRAIWQEQGQEEPQSVRLALGNIESIEEFFAPGEIERIYLNFSDPWPKKKHGRRRLTHPRFLEKYRSLLNENGEIHFKTDSRELFQFSLNAFTACGLQLNDISLDLHQGGINEEHVMTEYETKFVNQGVNIHRCEVIIGEAALARYHDHKMEQFQ; this is encoded by the coding sequence ATGCGTTTACGCGGCAGAAAAGGAATTCGGGAAAACCTGGAGCAGCAGAAACATCTTGTTGTCCTGGATCCACGGGAATACAAGGGACGCTGGTCCGAGGTTTTTGGCAACGATCGTCCGGTTCATATCGAACTGGGGATGGGCAAAGGACAATTCATCAGCGGGATGAGCGTGAAATACCCGGATGTTAATTTTATAGGCATGGATATGTACGATGAGCTGGTTCGCAGGGCCAGCGAGAAGGTGCGCGCAATATGGCAGGAGCAGGGACAGGAGGAGCCTCAGAGCGTCAGATTGGCGCTGGGGAATATCGAGTCGATCGAGGAGTTTTTCGCACCGGGCGAAATCGAGCGGATATACTTGAATTTCAGCGATCCATGGCCAAAGAAGAAGCACGGTCGCCGCAGGCTGACCCATCCGAGATTTTTGGAGAAATACCGCTCTTTGCTTAACGAGAACGGGGAAATTCATTTCAAGACGGATTCGCGCGAGCTGTTCCAGTTCTCTTTGAATGCCTTTACGGCATGCGGGCTGCAGCTGAATGATATTTCGCTGGACTTGCATCAAGGGGGCATCAATGAAGAGCATGTCATGACGGAGTATGAGACGAAATTCGTCAATCAGGGCGTGAATATTCACCGCTGTGAGGTCATCATTGGAGAAGCGGCATTGGCGCGTTATCACGATCATAAAATGGAGCAGTTCCAATAG
- a CDS encoding MGDG synthase family glycosyltransferase, protein MSKQRVLLLSEGFGAGHTQAAYALSSSLRKLAPHIQTKVLELGSFLNPKMAPLIITAYKKTVSSQPRLVRMMYRSNYKRSLNRLTTAALHRIFYTRTTQIIRQLHPGVIVCTHPIPSAVISRMKRLGLNVPLCTVITDYDAHGTWVSREVDCYLVSTEQVKEKLLEREVEESKIRITGIPVHPNFWERHSKEDIRRQFALKNMPTVLVMGGGWGFMKDEAVNSLLATHSDKIQVIFCFGSNQKSLEKMKKDPRFIHPNIRLLGFTREIDKLMEVSDLLITKPGGMTCTEGLAKGIPMLFHKPLPGQEEENSHYFESQGWGTLMNSLDDITKWIHRLTDRYDEVALAREKVLEQIAKYHPMQSAQAIMDLLEENKVHS, encoded by the coding sequence GTGTCTAAACAAAGAGTCTTGCTTTTATCTGAGGGATTCGGAGCCGGTCATACCCAGGCAGCCTATGCGCTTTCCAGCAGTTTACGCAAGCTGGCACCTCACATTCAGACGAAGGTACTGGAGCTTGGCAGCTTTCTGAATCCTAAAATGGCTCCATTGATCATTACAGCATACAAAAAAACGGTATCATCGCAGCCCCGTCTCGTACGCATGATGTACCGCAGCAATTATAAGAGATCCTTGAACCGATTGACGACGGCGGCGCTCCATCGGATATTCTATACCCGCACGACCCAGATTATCCGCCAGCTCCATCCCGGTGTCATTGTATGCACACACCCGATTCCCAGCGCGGTCATCTCGCGCATGAAACGGCTTGGGCTGAACGTCCCCCTCTGTACCGTCATTACGGATTATGACGCGCACGGGACATGGGTCAGCCGGGAGGTGGACTGTTACCTGGTCTCTACCGAGCAGGTCAAAGAGAAGCTGCTCGAACGCGAGGTTGAGGAGAGCAAAATTCGAATCACCGGCATACCCGTTCATCCGAATTTCTGGGAGCGCCACAGCAAAGAGGACATCCGCCGCCAATTCGCTCTCAAAAACATGCCCACGGTCCTAGTGATGGGCGGAGGCTGGGGGTTTATGAAGGATGAGGCGGTCAACTCGCTTCTTGCAACGCACAGCGATAAGATCCAGGTGATTTTCTGCTTCGGCAGCAATCAAAAATCGCTGGAGAAGATGAAGAAAGACCCGCGCTTCATCCATCCGAACATCCGTCTTCTCGGCTTCACCCGGGAAATCGACAAGCTGATGGAAGTATCCGATCTGCTGATCACGAAGCCGGGAGGCATGACCTGCACCGAGGGGCTGGCCAAAGGAATCCCCATGCTGTTCCACAAACCTCTTCCCGGACAGGAGGAAGAGAACTCCCACTATTTTGAATCGCAGGGATGGGGAACCTTAATGAACTCCCTCGATGATATAACCAAATGGATTCATCGCCTGACGGACCGGTACGATGAGGTTGCGCTAGCCCGGGAGAAGGTGCTTGAGCAAATCGCCAAATACCATCCGATGCAAAGCGCGCAGGCGATCATGGACTTGCTGGAAGAGAACAAAGTCCATTCCTAA